From Phenylobacterium montanum, the proteins below share one genomic window:
- a CDS encoding hybrid sensor histidine kinase/response regulator, with protein sequence MSAENAGRKARSNTRFDIATSVELARVGTPGRLAFAALYALACGVLHAWRVSFAWLILVVAWELLVRPALDRWALALPPKQAMTAYALVNLVGSTLFAAMGMMGLANGSPAGVALAATWLTGSFISIFTYFAADRRILLACLAPPMITTLAGPLLAHGLSAQAIMIALLLIASLVSARGYALDHRALTRTLADRQMAFIDVERKLAVAIEASGDGLFDIDLQKDEARLNATWAAMLGYEPGELADPDPNWRRHVHPDDLPLVEQAYAAHFRGESPHTIVEHRMICRDGQEKWVLARGRLTERTPDGEPARVVGTMMDLSLRKALEGDLEAARDDAEAANKAKGAFLANMSHEIRTPLNGVVGTAGALARRPLPADQREMVDLIVTSAQTLDRLLSDVLDQAKIDAGQFELVTAPFDLQHEVEAAAELMRARAEEKGVAFHVNYGPSARGVFEGDAVRIRQVITNLASNAIKFTAAGEVRIDVSVNDGCAADGPPSLAIRVTDTGIGFDAEVAARLFTRFTQADSSISRRFGGTGLGLAICKALTDLMQGKISAVSEAGVGTTFTVEIPLKRSLPLAEYDRQRAQVVHESEVAPLDELEGLRILLAEDHPINQRVALMILEPLGAEVTVTFDGRQALDAYAPGRFDLILMDMQMPVLDGLSAVREIRQVERDRGLARVPIAMLTANAMEQHALMSREAGADHLIAKPVTPDGLVAGVLLTLERSRLGPAAPAADGSSAELGHTARGLA encoded by the coding sequence ATGAGCGCTGAAAACGCCGGTCGCAAGGCCAGATCCAATACGCGCTTCGATATCGCAACCAGCGTCGAGCTGGCTCGGGTCGGCACGCCGGGGCGATTGGCCTTCGCTGCGCTCTACGCGCTGGCTTGCGGCGTGTTGCATGCCTGGCGGGTCTCGTTCGCCTGGCTGATCCTTGTCGTTGCTTGGGAACTGCTGGTCCGCCCCGCCCTGGATAGATGGGCCCTGGCCTTGCCTCCCAAGCAGGCGATGACCGCCTATGCGCTGGTCAACCTGGTCGGCTCCACACTGTTCGCCGCCATGGGCATGATGGGTCTGGCGAACGGATCGCCTGCGGGCGTCGCCCTGGCGGCGACCTGGCTCACCGGAAGCTTCATCAGCATCTTCACCTATTTCGCCGCCGACCGGCGGATCTTGCTGGCCTGCCTGGCGCCGCCGATGATCACCACTCTGGCGGGGCCTCTCCTGGCGCATGGGCTGAGCGCGCAGGCGATCATGATCGCCCTGCTACTGATTGCTTCGCTGGTGTCAGCGCGAGGGTATGCGCTTGATCATCGGGCCCTGACACGCACCCTCGCCGACCGGCAGATGGCCTTCATCGACGTCGAGCGAAAACTCGCGGTCGCGATAGAAGCTTCGGGCGACGGCCTGTTCGACATCGACCTGCAGAAGGATGAGGCCCGGCTGAATGCGACCTGGGCGGCGATGCTGGGCTACGAGCCAGGTGAATTGGCCGATCCCGACCCCAATTGGCGACGACACGTCCACCCCGACGACCTCCCCCTGGTCGAGCAGGCCTACGCCGCCCACTTCCGGGGTGAGAGCCCGCACACGATCGTCGAGCACCGGATGATCTGTCGCGACGGTCAAGAAAAATGGGTCCTGGCCCGCGGACGCCTCACGGAACGGACCCCAGACGGTGAGCCCGCTCGGGTCGTCGGCACCATGATGGACCTTAGTCTGCGCAAGGCGCTCGAGGGCGATCTGGAGGCGGCGCGGGACGATGCCGAAGCCGCCAACAAGGCCAAGGGCGCGTTCCTCGCCAATATGAGCCATGAGATCCGCACCCCGCTCAACGGCGTTGTTGGCACCGCCGGCGCTCTGGCGCGACGCCCGCTGCCTGCCGATCAACGCGAGATGGTCGATCTGATCGTGACGTCTGCTCAGACGCTTGATCGCCTTTTGTCCGATGTCCTTGATCAGGCCAAGATCGACGCCGGCCAGTTCGAGCTGGTCACGGCGCCGTTCGATCTGCAGCATGAAGTGGAGGCGGCCGCCGAACTGATGCGAGCGCGAGCTGAAGAAAAAGGCGTCGCGTTCCATGTCAACTACGGACCTTCCGCACGCGGGGTGTTCGAAGGCGACGCGGTCCGCATCCGCCAAGTAATCACCAACCTGGCGTCCAACGCGATCAAGTTTACCGCCGCCGGCGAGGTCCGCATCGATGTTAGCGTCAATGATGGATGTGCCGCCGACGGCCCTCCTAGTCTCGCCATTCGCGTCACCGACACGGGCATCGGATTCGACGCCGAGGTCGCCGCGCGGCTCTTCACACGCTTCACCCAGGCGGACAGTTCGATCTCACGACGTTTTGGCGGCACGGGCCTAGGCCTGGCCATCTGCAAGGCCTTGACGGACCTCATGCAGGGAAAGATCAGCGCTGTTTCCGAAGCGGGGGTCGGGACGACCTTCACCGTGGAGATACCGCTGAAACGGAGCCTGCCGCTAGCGGAATACGATCGCCAACGGGCACAGGTTGTTCATGAAAGCGAGGTTGCTCCGCTTGATGAACTCGAAGGTCTTCGCATCCTGTTGGCCGAAGACCATCCTATCAATCAGCGCGTCGCCCTGATGATCCTGGAGCCCTTAGGCGCAGAGGTCACCGTCACGTTCGACGGGCGTCAGGCGCTCGACGCCTATGCACCTGGTCGCTTCGACCTGATCCTAATGGACATGCAGATGCCGGTGCTGGACGGCCTGTCGGCCGTTCGGGAAATTCGTCAGGTCGAGCGTGACCGAGGTCTCGCAAGGGTCCCGATCGCTATGCTGACGGCGAACGCCATGGAGCAGCATGCGCTGATGTCACGTGAGGCCGGCGCCGATCACCTTATCGCAAAGCCCGTTACGCCAGACGGGCTCGTCGCAGGGGTGCTGTTGACACTGGAGCGGTCCAGGCTTGGGCCGGCTGCGCCTGCCGCCGACGGATCCTCTGCAGAGCTTGGCCACACCGCGCGAGGCTTGGCCTAA
- a CDS encoding response regulator gives MAPPLRALVVDDNDGYRQLFSTVIRSLGHVAEVATDGDEAVEQALAGQFDLILMDLSMPRMDGLTATRLIRRHERCGDGLPCSIAMVTSHGSAADVRRSKDAGACQHLVKPIGLADLVALVEACRSSRQTSAPVRCGAENTHPAFG, from the coding sequence ATGGCGCCGCCGCTGCGAGCACTGGTCGTCGACGACAACGACGGCTATCGGCAGCTATTTTCCACGGTGATCCGCTCGCTCGGGCACGTCGCCGAGGTCGCCACAGATGGCGACGAGGCGGTCGAGCAGGCCCTGGCGGGCCAGTTCGATCTGATCCTGATGGACCTCAGCATGCCGCGGATGGACGGTCTGACCGCCACGCGCTTGATCCGGCGCCATGAGCGCTGTGGCGATGGACTGCCTTGCAGTATCGCCATGGTCACCTCGCACGGCTCGGCCGCCGACGTCCGACGTTCGAAGGACGCCGGGGCGTGTCAGCACCTTGTGAAGCCGATCGGCCTGGCTGACCTTGTCGCCTTGGTCGAGGCCTGCCGATCAAGCCGCCAGACATCGGCGCCAGTACGCTGCGGAGCAGAGAACACGCACCCCGCGTTTGGTTAG
- a CDS encoding PAS domain S-box protein — protein MLFGLVGLFALINLPTWLVCAWVLAQSLLIGAEVLALPRLQPILASSTSGPWLDPLLDNLEALVWLGLAGLWWLSGDPALAALALLLAGVTITAAMREAAARNGLSRFLYAAPWSATFAFLIFAQDRAGLRTGPLILALAVTAMAAFLARRRRTRAILVKALTDETDYRELAQNATDMIVRYDTDELIQFASPSVRRLGYPPTALVGRPISDFVHPDDLAPARRRRAEIFSGRAGEDQDFRAIRVRTADGGWLWLQNSPSPIRDADGLLTGVVSVLRDVTAQKQAMDALAASEARYRLLAEHSSDLIVHTEPDGTIVYASPACRMLGYALEDMVGRLTREFLHPEDQAENVPRRAAYLADEHPPNGDRRELRVLRKDGGYQWMETHTSAVRGPDGQVTGVISILRDTAARRRLEEALRQESAAAEAASVAKSEFLATMSHEIRTPLTGIIGFAGLLEAASDLPVNVRTYVDRIVTASQTLLGVVNDVLDFSKLEAGQVELSRQAFDPAAFVLQTVELVHAQAQAKGLSVNTELGSSLPPAVTADPLRLRQVLLNLLTNAIKFTDQGGVAIGVSYSEDEGGTLNLAVADTGAGMAEDQVGRLFHRYEQVDTDAERAQSSTGLGLAISKALVELMGGSIAVESQLGRGSTFRLSVKAPLADTVAQTTREPATTLSGGGASILVVDDVPTNRELARTLLTEFGYRVTEAAGGAQAIEIAGRTPFDLILMDLQMPSPDGFAATRRIRAGDGANRATPIVALSANVLDTHLEACRAAGMDDHIAKPIDPADLLQKVHHWSSAGDPDARA, from the coding sequence TTGCTGTTCGGGCTGGTCGGCCTGTTCGCCCTGATCAATCTGCCGACCTGGCTGGTTTGCGCCTGGGTGCTGGCCCAGAGCCTGCTAATCGGCGCCGAAGTGCTCGCCCTGCCCCGCCTTCAGCCGATCCTCGCCAGTAGCACCAGCGGGCCGTGGCTGGATCCCCTGCTCGACAATCTGGAGGCCCTGGTCTGGCTCGGCCTGGCCGGGCTTTGGTGGTTGTCCGGTGACCCGGCGCTCGCTGCGTTGGCGTTACTGCTTGCTGGCGTGACCATCACGGCGGCCATGCGCGAAGCCGCCGCGCGAAACGGCTTGAGCCGGTTCCTCTACGCAGCGCCGTGGTCAGCCACCTTCGCGTTCCTGATCTTCGCACAAGACCGGGCGGGCCTTCGCACTGGCCCTCTGATACTGGCCCTGGCGGTCACGGCCATGGCGGCGTTCCTGGCAAGGCGGCGCAGGACGAGGGCGATCCTGGTCAAGGCTTTGACCGATGAGACCGACTATCGCGAGCTGGCGCAGAACGCCACGGACATGATCGTTCGCTACGATACGGACGAGCTGATCCAGTTCGCATCGCCCTCGGTCCGCCGGCTCGGCTATCCGCCGACGGCGCTCGTCGGCCGGCCGATCAGCGACTTTGTCCACCCGGACGATCTGGCCCCAGCCCGCCGACGCCGGGCTGAGATTTTCTCCGGACGAGCGGGAGAGGACCAAGACTTCCGGGCCATCCGCGTGCGCACGGCGGACGGCGGCTGGCTCTGGCTACAGAACAGTCCCTCGCCGATCCGCGACGCCGACGGCCTATTGACCGGCGTCGTCTCGGTGCTGCGCGACGTGACCGCCCAGAAGCAAGCGATGGACGCTCTGGCCGCGAGCGAGGCCCGCTACCGTTTGCTCGCCGAACACTCGAGCGACCTCATCGTTCACACCGAGCCTGACGGGACCATCGTCTACGCCTCGCCGGCCTGCCGCATGCTCGGATACGCGCTGGAGGACATGGTCGGGCGCCTGACGCGTGAGTTCCTGCATCCCGAAGATCAGGCGGAGAACGTTCCGCGGCGAGCGGCTTATCTGGCGGACGAACATCCGCCGAACGGCGACCGCAGGGAACTTCGCGTCCTGCGCAAGGACGGCGGCTACCAATGGATGGAAACCCACACGTCCGCCGTCCGCGGGCCCGACGGCCAGGTCACCGGTGTGATCAGCATCCTGCGCGACACAGCCGCACGCCGACGGCTTGAGGAAGCGCTTCGTCAAGAGAGCGCCGCCGCCGAAGCCGCCTCCGTCGCCAAGTCGGAATTCCTGGCGACCATGAGCCATGAAATCCGCACGCCCCTGACCGGGATCATCGGTTTCGCCGGGCTTCTGGAGGCCGCCAGCGATCTGCCGGTCAATGTCCGCACCTATGTTGATCGCATCGTGACCGCGAGCCAGACGCTCCTGGGCGTGGTCAACGACGTCCTCGACTTTTCCAAGCTGGAGGCTGGACAGGTCGAATTGTCTCGGCAAGCCTTCGATCCCGCCGCCTTCGTGTTGCAGACCGTGGAGCTGGTTCACGCCCAGGCCCAGGCCAAGGGGCTCAGCGTCAACACCGAACTCGGCTCGTCCCTGCCCCCGGCGGTTACAGCTGACCCCTTGCGGCTGCGTCAGGTCCTGCTCAACCTCCTGACCAACGCCATCAAGTTCACTGACCAGGGCGGGGTTGCGATCGGCGTAAGCTATAGCGAAGACGAAGGCGGGACCCTCAACCTCGCCGTCGCCGACACCGGAGCTGGCATGGCCGAGGATCAGGTCGGCCGGTTGTTTCATCGCTACGAACAGGTCGACACCGACGCCGAGCGTGCGCAATCCAGTACGGGCCTCGGCCTGGCCATCTCCAAGGCCCTGGTGGAGTTGATGGGGGGCTCCATAGCGGTCGAAAGCCAACTCGGACGGGGATCGACCTTCCGCCTCTCCGTCAAGGCCCCGTTGGCCGACACCGTCGCACAGACTACGCGCGAGCCGGCGACCACACTCTCAGGCGGCGGCGCCAGCATCCTGGTGGTCGACGACGTCCCGACCAACAGGGAATTGGCCCGAACGCTGCTCACGGAGTTCGGCTATCGCGTGACCGAGGCTGCTGGCGGCGCCCAGGCGATCGAGATCGCTGGGCGCACGCCGTTCGACCTGATCCTGATGGACCTGCAGATGCCTAGTCCTGATGGCTTTGCAGCGACCCGGCGGATCCGCGCCGGGGACGGCGCGAACCGCGCCACCCCGATCGTCGCCCTCAGCGCCAACGTCCTAGACACCCATCTTGAGGCCTGTCGCGCGGCCGGCATGGACGATCACATCGCAAAGCCGATCGATCCCGCCGATCTGCTCCAGAAGGTCCATCACTGGTCGAGCGCGGGCGATCCCGACGCGCGCGCCTGA
- a CDS encoding methyl-accepting chemotaxis protein: MFGAVIGAGALKLNDLGRRYATVTMGTDPAILRLARASRVSNALGRDVYRILVNDPSETGTKEAITDFQNAKAFGDQLFDDAARLNPSSADQYRSFKDRFDALYEGEKAPEAIGLATPSLTASSISPADLHQMGLAAQELAVLDGKITDLAKDINTFNSGLEAANAKTTKALQQEAISTTVMMISLGLLSIVVGLGVSTWIANGKVAKPLVRLGERMKRLAAGDLSIQIEGQARADEVGDMAKAVQVFKDNALKAQTMEAEARSLRDQAETQRQAAERERAERAAELAAVVESLAGGLQTLADGVLTHRLDEAFAAEYETLRQDYNAAMAKVQSAIRAVVSSAGGINTSVGEITQAADDLSRRTEQQAASLEETAAALDEITATVRKTAEGAQHARSVVAKAKDDAQASGEIVEGAVKAMSAIERSSGEINQIIGVIDEIAFQTNLLALNAGVEAARAGEAGRGFAVVAQEVRALAQRSADAAKEIKTLISASAREVGHGVELVGQAGQALQRIADQVAEINAIVEEITHSTQEQATGLSQVNTAINQMDQMTQQNAAMVEESTAASHSLAQEAETLDGLTRGFQVGALASEAGSMPCRGERPFGAGARGFARAS; the protein is encoded by the coding sequence ATGTTTGGCGCTGTGATCGGTGCGGGCGCGCTGAAGCTGAACGACCTCGGCCGCCGATACGCGACGGTCACTATGGGAACCGACCCCGCCATCCTGCGTCTCGCCAGGGCCTCACGTGTCTCCAACGCCCTCGGGCGCGACGTCTACCGGATCCTCGTCAATGATCCCAGCGAGACCGGCACGAAGGAGGCTATTACAGATTTCCAGAACGCGAAGGCGTTCGGCGATCAATTGTTCGACGACGCAGCGCGTTTGAATCCTTCCAGTGCAGATCAATATCGATCGTTCAAGGATCGCTTTGACGCCCTCTATGAAGGTGAAAAAGCTCCGGAGGCGATCGGCCTGGCCACTCCGAGCCTGACGGCCAGCAGCATTTCGCCGGCGGACCTTCACCAGATGGGCTTGGCGGCTCAGGAACTGGCCGTCCTCGATGGGAAGATCACTGACCTTGCGAAGGACATCAACACCTTCAACAGCGGCCTGGAAGCCGCCAACGCCAAAACCACGAAGGCGCTGCAGCAGGAAGCGATCAGCACCACGGTGATGATGATCAGCCTTGGCCTGTTGTCGATCGTGGTGGGGCTCGGCGTGTCGACCTGGATCGCCAACGGCAAGGTCGCCAAACCCCTGGTGCGACTGGGTGAACGGATGAAGCGGTTGGCCGCCGGCGATCTGTCGATCCAGATCGAAGGACAGGCCCGGGCCGACGAGGTCGGCGACATGGCCAAGGCGGTGCAGGTGTTCAAGGACAATGCGCTCAAGGCTCAGACGATGGAGGCGGAGGCCCGCAGCCTGCGTGACCAGGCCGAAACCCAACGCCAGGCGGCCGAACGCGAGCGCGCCGAGCGAGCCGCCGAGTTGGCGGCGGTGGTGGAGTCCCTCGCAGGGGGGTTACAGACCCTCGCCGACGGCGTGCTGACCCACCGGCTCGATGAGGCCTTCGCCGCTGAATACGAAACCCTCCGCCAGGACTACAACGCCGCCATGGCCAAGGTGCAGTCCGCCATCCGGGCTGTGGTCTCGTCCGCCGGCGGCATCAATACCAGCGTTGGCGAAATCACTCAGGCCGCCGATGACCTGTCGCGTCGCACCGAGCAGCAGGCCGCCAGTCTGGAAGAAACCGCCGCGGCCCTGGACGAGATCACCGCCACGGTGAGGAAGACCGCCGAGGGCGCCCAGCATGCCCGCAGCGTGGTGGCCAAGGCCAAGGACGACGCCCAGGCCTCCGGAGAGATCGTGGAGGGCGCGGTCAAGGCCATGAGCGCTATCGAGCGGTCCTCCGGCGAGATCAACCAGATCATCGGGGTGATCGACGAGATCGCCTTCCAGACCAATCTTCTGGCCCTAAACGCCGGCGTCGAGGCGGCCCGGGCGGGCGAGGCGGGCCGCGGCTTCGCTGTGGTCGCCCAGGAGGTCCGCGCCCTGGCCCAGCGCTCGGCCGATGCGGCCAAGGAGATCAAGACGCTCATCTCGGCCTCGGCCAGGGAGGTTGGCCATGGCGTCGAACTGGTCGGCCAGGCCGGTCAGGCGCTGCAGCGGATCGCCGACCAGGTGGCCGAGATCAACGCGATCGTCGAGGAGATCACCCATTCGACCCAGGAACAGGCCACGGGCCTGTCCCAGGTCAACACCGCCATCAACCAGATGGACCAGATGACCCAGCAGAACGCCGCCATGGTCGAGGAGTCCACCGCCGCAAGCCATAGCTTGGCTCAGGAAGCGGAGACCCTGGACGGCCTGACCCGCGGCTTCCAGGTCGGCGCTCTGGCGTCCGAGGCGGGGAGCATGCCTTGCCGGGGCGAGCGTCCGTTCGGCGCTGGCGCACGTGGGTTTGCTCGGGCCAGTTGA
- a CDS encoding efflux transporter outer membrane subunit — translation MASAQTTQSSRLSSSTNSANAVAVAAAVGLVLAGCAVGPSYQRPAASLADFHHAVAVQSPAAGAPPPLEHWWNGFNDPELSRIVDRALTQNLDLAAAFARVQQARAAAREAGAQLAPAFDATAQAETIHQSLEGQTGRIASRLPGFERDASLYDVGVGASWEIDLFGGLRRGADAARAEAQAAEAERLGVRVSVAAEAADAYFRIRGDQARLAVAADQITTDAGLLKLVQLRFERGLGADREVAQAEALLSQAKASVQPLNIDLQAQLNRLDVLMGVQPGAFAAELGAPVDIPGTPSIPADSKPVDVLRRRPDVIAAERRVAAANARIGQSIAEYYPKISLSGLLGFESASPGHLFRAATYQPEAVGGLRWRLFDFGRIDAEVRQARGAEAEALAQYRQSVLRAAQDVEDAFTALAQLEAHRDELVREVAALTRARDLARDAYLRGAIALTDVLDADRQLLAAKDELAQTRTDAARAAVQSFRALGGGWSS, via the coding sequence ATGGCGTCCGCCCAAACGACACAATCCAGCCGCCTCAGCTCGTCCACGAACTCGGCGAACGCCGTTGCGGTCGCCGCGGCGGTCGGGCTGGTCCTTGCCGGTTGCGCGGTCGGGCCGAGCTACCAGAGGCCGGCGGCTTCGCTGGCGGACTTCCATCACGCCGTAGCGGTCCAGAGCCCTGCAGCCGGCGCGCCGCCCCCTCTGGAGCATTGGTGGAACGGCTTCAACGACCCGGAGCTCTCGCGGATTGTCGATCGCGCCCTGACGCAGAACCTCGACCTGGCCGCCGCGTTCGCCCGGGTGCAACAGGCCCGAGCCGCGGCTCGGGAGGCCGGAGCGCAGCTGGCGCCGGCCTTCGACGCCACCGCCCAGGCCGAGACGATCCACCAGTCGCTCGAAGGCCAGACAGGGCGGATCGCCAGTCGCCTGCCCGGCTTCGAGCGCGACGCCTCGCTCTACGATGTCGGCGTGGGCGCCAGTTGGGAGATCGATCTCTTCGGCGGACTGCGGCGCGGCGCCGACGCGGCGCGAGCGGAAGCGCAAGCCGCGGAGGCGGAGAGGCTCGGTGTACGGGTGTCGGTCGCCGCCGAGGCCGCCGACGCCTATTTCCGCATCCGCGGCGATCAGGCCAGGCTGGCCGTTGCGGCGGATCAGATCACCACGGATGCAGGCCTCCTGAAGCTGGTCCAGCTTCGCTTCGAAAGGGGCCTCGGGGCCGACCGGGAGGTCGCCCAGGCCGAGGCGCTGCTATCCCAGGCGAAAGCGTCGGTCCAGCCGCTGAACATCGATTTGCAGGCGCAATTGAACCGGCTGGACGTGCTGATGGGCGTCCAGCCCGGCGCCTTCGCCGCCGAACTCGGCGCGCCAGTCGATATCCCAGGCACGCCAAGCATCCCCGCCGACAGCAAACCCGTCGACGTGCTGCGTCGGCGTCCCGATGTCATCGCCGCCGAACGCCGCGTGGCCGCGGCCAATGCGCGGATTGGGCAATCTATCGCCGAGTACTATCCGAAGATCTCACTCTCCGGCCTGCTCGGCTTCGAGAGCGCCAGCCCGGGCCATCTGTTCAGGGCCGCGACCTATCAGCCCGAGGCCGTCGGCGGACTCCGGTGGCGCCTGTTCGACTTCGGCCGAATCGACGCGGAGGTGCGCCAGGCTCGTGGCGCCGAAGCAGAAGCCCTGGCGCAATATCGTCAATCGGTACTTCGAGCGGCTCAGGACGTGGAGGACGCGTTCACCGCGCTGGCGCAGCTCGAAGCCCACCGGGACGAGCTGGTGCGCGAGGTCGCCGCCCTGACGCGCGCCCGGGACCTGGCGCGGGACGCCTACCTGCGCGGGGCCATCGCTCTAACCGACGTCCTCGATGCGGATCGGCAACTGCTCGCCGCCAAGGACGAGCTTGCACAGACACGCACGGACGCCGCGAGAGCCGCCGTCCAGTCATTCAGAGCCCTCGGGGGAGGATGGTCGTCATGA
- a CDS encoding efflux RND transporter periplasmic adaptor subunit → MRQLAVSAALVATLGLQGCNHSAAGDPRTQTQLVEIAQVESAEPGASGFTGLVVAHVESNLGFRVPGKVVERLVDSGQAVRRGQVLMRIDPADFEHNEAAQAGAVAAAKARVVQAAADEDRYRDLVSSGAVSRSAYDQAKQAADSARAMLSAAEAQLKVASDERAYSTLVADADGVVMETLVEPGQYVSAGQIVLRLAHAGPREAAVSLPETVRPAIGSQAQGSIYGVPSRASARLRQLSDSADPVTRTYEARYVLDGPAAQAPLGATATIYLNASRPDGEMAVPLGAIDDNGHTSGVWMLDAKGSAVSFRPVRVIRLEAERAIVSDGVRVGDRIVALGGHSLHDGELVRIAQGPVVK, encoded by the coding sequence GTGCGTCAACTCGCAGTCTCCGCGGCCTTGGTCGCCACCCTCGGCCTCCAGGGATGCAACCACTCGGCGGCAGGCGATCCTCGGACCCAGACCCAGCTGGTCGAGATCGCCCAGGTCGAGTCCGCCGAGCCCGGCGCCAGCGGGTTTACCGGCCTCGTCGTCGCCCACGTCGAGAGCAACCTTGGATTTCGCGTTCCCGGCAAGGTCGTCGAACGGCTGGTCGATTCAGGTCAGGCGGTGCGGCGAGGCCAGGTCCTGATGCGCATCGACCCAGCTGATTTCGAGCATAACGAGGCGGCGCAGGCCGGCGCTGTCGCCGCCGCCAAGGCGCGGGTCGTCCAGGCTGCGGCCGATGAGGATCGCTACCGGGATCTGGTCTCCTCGGGCGCAGTCTCGCGCTCCGCTTACGACCAGGCCAAGCAGGCGGCCGACAGCGCGCGAGCCATGCTGTCGGCGGCCGAGGCCCAGTTGAAGGTCGCCTCAGACGAGCGGGCCTATTCAACCCTTGTCGCCGACGCCGACGGCGTGGTCATGGAGACCCTGGTCGAGCCGGGGCAATATGTGTCCGCGGGCCAGATCGTGCTTCGGCTCGCCCACGCCGGCCCACGCGAGGCGGCGGTGAGCCTGCCCGAGACCGTGCGGCCCGCGATCGGATCGCAGGCGCAAGGGAGCATTTATGGCGTTCCTTCGCGCGCATCCGCCAGGCTTCGGCAGCTGTCGGACTCAGCTGATCCGGTCACACGCACCTACGAGGCGCGCTACGTCCTGGACGGCCCCGCCGCCCAGGCGCCGCTGGGCGCAACCGCGACCATCTATCTGAACGCCTCCCGGCCAGACGGCGAGATGGCGGTCCCGCTCGGCGCCATCGACGACAATGGCCACACGTCCGGGGTCTGGATGCTCGACGCCAAGGGCTCCGCCGTGTCCTTCCGGCCCGTGCGCGTGATCCGGCTGGAAGCCGAGCGCGCCATCGTCTCGGACGGCGTCCGCGTGGGCGATCGCATCGTGGCGCTCGGCGGCCACAGCCTGCACGACGGCGAGCTCGTGCGCATAGCCCAGGGCCCCGTCGTCAAATGA